CCTTCTTCCATGCGAACACCTTGTTGTCGAGAACCGTGAACACCATGCTGACCGCGACACCCAGAATTCCGGCGACGAGCGTCGCGGCATACACGGTGTCGAGATTCATCGCGTTGGCGCTGTTGACCAGGATGTAGCCGCCGATCCCCTGACCGTTGCCGATCAGCAGCTCGGCACTGACCGCGACGATCAGGCCGATGGACGCCGAGATCCGGATTCCGGTGAACGCGAACGGGAGTGCGCTGGGGATCTTGATCCGAGCGAGCACGGCGAGTCCGGACAGACCGAACGTCCGCGCCGTCTGCACCGCGGTCGCATCGGTGGCCCGCACCCCGTACATGGTGTTGAGCAGGATCGGCCAGACGCACGCGAGTGCGACGGTGAGCGACAGCGGGAGCATTCCCGAACCGAGCAGCAGGACCAGAATCGGTCCGAGAGCGACGGAGGGGAGGACCCGGAAGACCTCCACGGGCAGCTCGAAGGCGATGAACACCTTGGTGAAGGCACCCATCAATCCACCGAGCACGACGCCCGCGATCGTCGCGATCAGCAGGCCGAGCATCCACTCCTGGAGGGTGAAGGCCACTTCCTGCCAGAACAACTGATCCCCGATCAGCGATCCGGTCTCGGCCAGTACCTGGCTGGGCACGGGGAGCCCGGGCGTGGAGATCAGGCCGGTACGCAGCACCACCTCGGCAACGAGTGCGGTACCGATGATGCCGGTGATTCCGTAGCCGATCTGCCGGGACCGGCCGAGGGGTTCACTGAGGAGATTCACGTCGATCAGTCCTCGAGGACGAAGAGATGTTCGGTCACGTCGAAGTCGTCCGGGACGAGGCCCTGTGCCGCGAGCATGTCGTCGACCGCCAGCAGGGCGTCGACGTCCGTGCTGGAGACGTAGGTCGGCAGGACCATCACCTGAGCGACCTCCGGCGGGACGTTCGCGACTGCGGGCAACCAGGCACGG
This genomic interval from Rhodococcus triatomae contains the following:
- a CDS encoding ABC transporter permease: MNLLSEPLGRSRQIGYGITGIIGTALVAEVVLRTGLISTPGLPVPSQVLAETGSLIGDQLFWQEVAFTLQEWMLGLLIATIAGVVLGGLMGAFTKVFIAFELPVEVFRVLPSVALGPILVLLLGSGMLPLSLTVALACVWPILLNTMYGVRATDATAVQTARTFGLSGLAVLARIKIPSALPFAFTGIRISASIGLIVAVSAELLIGNGQGIGGYILVNSANAMNLDTVYAATLVAGILGVAVSMVFTVLDNKVFAWKKGLAQ